CAAATAATGTTTGGCTGCCAACGCTTCGTAGTTCAGGTGTCCATCGCTACAGAGCACAGCGCCAGGTTGTAATCGCGGGAGCAAACAACGCTCCAGCTTTCGGAGCGTAAAGCGTTTCATGACAAAATCAGCTTCGTTGTGGTTGCGGTCGCGCAGCACCATCACTTTGACCCATTTGACGTTTTTCTTATCGTTACCACGGCGGTGAGGCTTTCTCTGGCTGAGTTTCCGTTTACCTTTGAAGGACTCACGTATCATGGTTTCGTCGGCTTCGATGATGCCACCGAGCTCAGAAGATTTAAGATAATCAACCAGTTGCAGGAAGCGGTGTCGCCACCGGAATGAGGTTCCCAGATTTATCTGGCACTGTTTGGCAGCGTTGCGAAGGGTCATCGAGGCCATCATTCGCTCTGCGTACGCCAACCAGCGCTCAGCCATTCTGAGCCGGGAAAGTGGTGTCCCGGTCAAAGAAGTGAACGTCTTCTTGCAAGCCCGGCAACGATAACGCTGCCTGCTGTTCATGCTTCCCCACTTATAGGGAGTATCATCATGGCAATGCGGACACGTTGGATGCGAAGCGGTCAGCTCTTCTAGCCAGGCAATGAGCTCTGGAAAGGAGTCTGGTTGCTGAAGCAACATCAGCAGCTCATGGCGCTGCCGGGGCTGGAGTTCAGTCAGGTGGCATTTGAGTTGGGCGAAATCTGTACTTTTCATCGTTCAGCCTCCTTGGAGGTGACTAATTCAAGTATAGCTTTCAACGATTAACTCAAACATAGCCGATAGCGCTATTGAAACGGCACTCATGCTCAAGGCCTTCTTCGGCTTGCCGTTACGGGCACTGGAAGGATTTATCAATTCCGTTTTTCAGCTGATTGACGTCCTGCTGACCTCACCGGGATACAGCAACATCAGCAAGCGCGCACAAACGGTAAACGTGAAATACCGATTGCCCAGCAAAGAGGCTGTCACTCACCTGGTTATTGATGCCACCGGGCTGAAGGCGTTTGGTGAGGCAAGTGGAAACAGCGCAAACATGGCAAGGATAAACGGCGGGTCTGGCGCAAGTTGCACCTTGCTGTAGATGCCCATAGCCATGAGGTCATCGCCGCTGAGGTCAGCCTGGAAAACGTGGCGGATAGCGAGGTCTTACCCACCTTGCTCAACCCGCTTCGGTGCCGGTTACATCAGGTCTCGGGCGATGGCGCTTACGATACTAGGGAATGCCAGCAACTGTTGATCAGGAAAGGCAGTAAAGCGACCATCCCGCCCCGCAAGAATGCGGGCTATTGGGGAGAAGGCCATCCGAGAAACGACGTCATCACAGTACTGAAATCAGAGTATCAGCACGAATGGAAAATCACATCTGGCGACCATTAGTGGCCGCTGGCAGATACGGCGATGTCCCGTTACAAACAGCTGGTGAGCTCCCAGCTCAGCCTGCGTAAATACAACAGTCAAGTCGACGAAATTTTAGCCAGCGTGAAGGTTATGAACAAAGTCATCGGGCTCGGTATGCCTGTTCGCCAGCCGGTCAGTTAAGAGTATCAAGCCCAGAAGGGACAGGCTGTCCCAGCTCTGATTTGATCAACAGCGCCGTTACCGAACAGACTCAACTACCAAGCTGAACAAGACATTAAAAGCCGAGTACTATACCAGTGAGAGCACTCGAGCTCGACAGAAAGCTCGAAAGCCTTGTTCAACTATTACTCGAGCTGGCTAACAGTACACCAGCACAGATAAACATCCCACCTGTTGCTCTATTGATATGCATAACTCCTCTTGATGTCTTAACAAACCGGACTATGCTCATCCCAAACAATGCATACATAGCTGCGGCACTATACTCTGTCATGAGATAAAGAGTACCAAGCACCATGAATTGATTATTCACCAGCGTGGTTGGATCTATGAACTGAGGAAAAACAGAAGAAAAAAGCAGAATAGCTTTGGGATTACTGATGGCAATGAGAAAATCTTGTTTCGCTAGGGCTGCATATTCAGATAGAGTTAGTGATCGCTTACAATTTGTTTTTGCATTATCATAGACAGGGCTTTCACTTTGACCGACAGTACGAGAATTCCAGGCTTTAAAACCCAGGTAAACAAGGTAAGCAGCACCTAGCCACTTAATTATAGTGAAGGCAATGTAGGACGAAGCAAGCATTGCGCCTAGCCCCATAGCTGTGAGCAGGATAAGAAAACCAAAGCCTACCACTCTCCC
The Oceanimonas pelagia genome window above contains:
- a CDS encoding IS1595 family transposase, with product MKSTDFAQLKCHLTELQPRQRHELLMLLQQPDSFPELIAWLEELTASHPTCPHCHDDTPYKWGSMNSRQRYRCRACKKTFTSLTGTPLSRLRMAERWLAYAERMMASMTLRNAAKQCQINLGTSFRWRHRFLQLVDYLKSSELGGIIEADETMIRESFKGKRKLSQRKPHRRGNDKKNVKWVKVMVLRDRNHNEADFVMKRFTLRKLERCLLPRLQPGAVLCSDGHLNYEALAAKHYLLHKPVNSSAGQRVREEIFHIQGVNAYHSRLKQWMMRFHGVATKYLHRYLGWFRWFEQTRKSDAQPIDFIWQCAIQPRFQQLKRT
- a CDS encoding LysE family translocator; translation: MTLIDAFLFLPIAQLISLTPGPNNFLSMRIGVQSGMMAAVVSATGRVVGFGFLILLTAMGLGAMLASSYIAFTIIKWLGAAYLVYLGFKAWNSRTVGQSESPVYDNAKTNCKRSLTLSEYAALAKQDFLIAISNPKAILLFSSVFPQFIDPTTLVNNQFMVLGTLYLMTEYSAAAMYALFGMSIVRFVKTSRGVMHINRATGGMFICAGVLLASSSNS